A genomic region of Rhipicephalus sanguineus isolate Rsan-2018 chromosome 1, BIME_Rsan_1.4, whole genome shotgun sequence contains the following coding sequences:
- the LOC125757711 gene encoding uncharacterized protein LOC125757711 produces MSVDTEQTLPWPSYREYFSVLKTTAANITVLCSICRKEYSTSKTSSSNLRKHLEKKHPVALKEFDSKKRKAEHGPTVGEKRHAGGSSTQTRRHCLAATSRPKALSQSRIDRLIVNFVVADMQCFSVVENEQFRSLINAMQPSATVLNRKSLVNQIDILYREQKASLIATLEKVSTVCCTADCWTASNR; encoded by the exons ATGTCTGTCGACACAGAGCAGACGCTGCCTTGGCCTTCCTACCGTGAATATTTTTCGGTGTTGAAGACGACAGCAGCAAACATTACGGTGTTGTGCAGCATTTGCAGAAAAGAGTACTCTACTAGCAAGACGTCCTCATCAAACCTGCGGAAGCATCTAGA AAAAAAACACCCGGTTGCTCTGAAGGAGTTCGACTCCAAGAAGAGGAAAGCCGAGCATGGTCCCACCGTGGGAGAGAAAAGACACGCGGGCGGTAGTTCGACGCAGACACGCAGACACTGCCTTGCAGCAACGAGTCGACCCAAGGCTCTGTCACAAAGTCGCATAGACAGGCTAATTGTGAACTTCGTGGTAGCCGACATGCAGTGTTTTTCTGTCGTTGAAAATGAACAGTTCCGGAGTTTGATTAATGCAATGCAACCATCGGCAACGGTGCTAAACAGGAAGTCACTGGTCAATCAGATCGACATCCTCTACAGAGAGCAAAAAGCGTCTCTCATCGCCACATTGGAGAAGGTATCAACGGTCTGCTGCACTGCTGACTGCTGGACAGCCTCAAACAGGTGA